One region of bacterium genomic DNA includes:
- a CDS encoding class I SAM-dependent methyltransferase translates to MVSICLKDKINWKNFYDKESEFKRFIPQEDPSEEKRVQLVFSLLPRKKIGSILDVGCGDGYLCNTFLQKGIAKTVVGEDLSLNRLHFAKKKFKGCKFVVAEITNLPFKSNFFDIVSAVEVLEHLDVPLKALYELRRVSSRYVLFATPYKETLQQTLCPHCLKMFYKDGHIQSFDEEKVKKLCQICSLKIVKMKIYVSSRAFDLDGALSWIPDKTKEFIKNIFFKARLVSGAAIGVLALKGQ, encoded by the coding sequence ATGGTAAGCATCTGCTTGAAAGATAAAATAAACTGGAAAAATTTCTATGATAAAGAGAGTGAATTTAAACGGTTCATTCCTCAGGAAGACCCTTCAGAGGAAAAGCGTGTACAGCTTGTATTTTCTTTATTGCCGAGGAAGAAGATAGGAAGCATATTAGATGTAGGGTGTGGTGATGGCTATTTATGTAATACTTTTTTACAGAAAGGTATTGCAAAGACTGTTGTAGGTGAGGATTTATCCTTGAATCGGCTACATTTTGCAAAGAAAAAGTTCAAGGGGTGTAAGTTTGTCGTAGCTGAAATAACTAACTTGCCATTCAAGTCAAACTTCTTTGATATAGTAAGTGCTGTTGAGGTATTGGAACATTTGGACGTTCCTTTAAAGGCATTGTATGAACTACGAAGGGTTTCAAGTAGATATGTATTATTCGCAACTCCTTACAAAGAGACCTTGCAACAAACTCTATGCCCTCACTGTCTCAAAATGTTCTATAAGGATGGGCATATTCAATCATTTGACGAAGAGAAAGTAAAAAAGCTGTGTCAAATTTGTAGTCTAAAGATAGTAAAAATGAAGATATACGTGTCGTCGCGAGCATTTGATTTAGATGGGGCTTTGAGCTGGATTCCTGATAAAACAAAAGAGTTCATTAAGAATATATTTTTT
- a CDS encoding class I SAM-dependent methyltransferase has protein sequence MEEVNCNLCEGKDTELLFYGKDWVFPTNEEFNIVRYKKCGLVFLNPRPEKDEILKYYPDEYYGKGKKKLNEPYPFLKPKRVKMTKKYIKCGKILDIGSQRGEFLLKMMEAGFEPYGVEMSEYACNYAKTLGLKNVIHGDIEEIKLESKFFNVVILWHVLEHIYDPQKLL, from the coding sequence ATGGAAGAAGTAAACTGTAATCTTTGTGAAGGTAAAGATACAGAGCTCCTTTTCTATGGCAAGGATTGGGTTTTCCCTACTAATGAGGAGTTTAATATTGTGAGATATAAAAAATGTGGGCTCGTGTTTCTAAATCCAAGACCAGAAAAAGATGAAATTCTAAAATATTATCCAGATGAATATTATGGCAAAGGAAAGAAAAAGTTAAATGAACCTTATCCCTTCCTAAAACCTAAGAGAGTAAAAATGACAAAAAAATATATAAAATGTGGCAAAATTCTTGACATTGGTTCACAGCGAGGTGAGTTTTTGTTAAAAATGATGGAGGCAGGATTTGAGCCTTATGGAGTTGAAATGTCAGAATATGCTTGCAACTATGCTAAAACACTGGGACTTAAGAATGTGATACACGGTGATATAGAAGAGATAAAATTGGAGTCCAAGTTCTTTAATGTAGTGATACTATGGCATGTTTTAGAGCACATTTATGACCCGCAAAAGTTGCTGTAG
- a CDS encoding flippase, giving the protein MDTETRFIRNTLSLLSSQAVIKALSFVLGIFVARYLGATDYGKYNFGLAFIGFFSPVAGLGLSLLMIREVAKKKEDREVYVGTTLLLRVVASVVMFGVAFAITSFISLPVDTKIIIYLFGLAMIIENVSSSYGCIYPAFERLDITAIVQAIERILSFALILSFLFIGYRLIGISTVRPITALFILGINILICNKIFIKNRIKFTLQLSKFLLKESWPFMVDFLFVTLYLYIDIVMLQSMKGASFVGLYSVATMFIFVFLPIPGSFISSIYPVFSRTFLNEREEFCLYFEKVAKILVTIAILLSIIITIFAYKIIPILYGKEYLSSIRVLQIVIWTLPFIFLSTLSRSVLQSAALQRIPMWIAGGNIAVNIILNYFLIPKFGMEGAASATIITEIAGLILLFYFIKKRIGIEPIKIIGVVSKSDLLFLKKEIFKR; this is encoded by the coding sequence ATGGATACAGAAACGAGGTTTATTAGAAATACACTCTCTCTGCTTAGTTCACAGGCTGTAATTAAAGCCTTATCTTTTGTGCTTGGTATATTTGTGGCAAGATATCTTGGAGCCACAGATTATGGTAAATACAATTTTGGTCTCGCATTTATTGGCTTCTTTAGCCCGGTTGCTGGTTTAGGGTTGAGTCTGCTTATGATAAGAGAAGTGGCAAAGAAGAAGGAAGATAGAGAAGTATATGTTGGAACTACTCTTTTATTGAGGGTAGTGGCTTCTGTCGTTATGTTTGGGGTTGCTTTTGCCATTACTTCTTTTATTTCATTACCAGTGGATACGAAGATAATCATTTACCTCTTTGGACTGGCTATGATAATAGAAAATGTCAGTTCTTCTTATGGTTGTATATATCCAGCTTTTGAGAGGCTCGATATTACAGCAATCGTTCAAGCTATAGAAAGGATTTTGAGTTTTGCACTCATTCTTTCATTTCTCTTTATAGGCTATAGGCTCATTGGTATTTCTACTGTTAGACCAATTACAGCTCTATTTATATTAGGGATAAACATATTAATCTGTAATAAAATATTTATAAAAAATAGGATAAAGTTTACCCTTCAATTAAGTAAATTTCTACTAAAAGAGAGCTGGCCATTTATGGTTGATTTTCTTTTTGTAACGCTGTATCTTTACATTGATATCGTGATGCTCCAAAGTATGAAGGGAGCGAGTTTTGTAGGTCTTTATTCAGTTGCTACAATGTTTATCTTTGTATTTTTGCCAATTCCGGGTTCTTTCATAAGTTCAATATATCCAGTATTCTCAAGGACCTTTTTAAATGAAAGAGAGGAGTTTTGCCTTTATTTTGAGAAAGTGGCAAAAATTCTTGTTACAATTGCAATCCTACTTTCCATAATTATTACTATTTTTGCTTATAAAATAATACCAATACTATATGGGAAAGAATATTTATCTTCTATTAGAGTACTCCAAATAGTCATCTGGACACTGCCTTTTATATTTCTCTCAACACTTTCAAGGAGTGTACTTCAGAGTGCAGCCCTTCAGCGTATACCAATGTGGATTGCTGGAGGGAATATTGCAGTTAATATAATACTTAACTATTTTCTCATCCCTAAATTTGGTATGGAAGGAGCAGCAAGTGCTACAATAATTACAGAGATTGCAGGCCTTATATTACTTTTTTATTTCATTAAAAAAAGGATTGGGATAGAGCCAATAAAAATAATTGGAGTAGTGTCAAAATCTGATTTATTATTCTTGAAAAAAGAAATCTTTAAAAGATAG